In the Malus domestica chromosome 16, GDT2T_hap1 genome, one interval contains:
- the LOC103402697 gene encoding uncharacterized protein, whose product MNHCAIQQGNALSACDDMRTCSRDSVVCPKPRRFGLLSVTHNDPVRSLRWHLGHQAELYDSKAGSDILDILLPKGSFGVEPFSCTEIASPHPFFCGSPPSRVANPLIHDARFGDGKPTPLSPLSPTAPPLDLSSSPSSSARKGGFVRASFGNKPAVRVEGFDCLDRDRRNCSIPTLA is encoded by the exons GCTTGCGACGACATGAGGACTTGTTCAAGAGACTCGGTCGTTTGTCCCAAACCTCGCCGTTTTGGTCTCCTTAGCGTCACTCACAACGATCCCGTCAGATCTCTCCGATGGCATCTCGG CCACCAAGCGGAGCTCTATGATTCGAAAGCAGGGTCTGATATTTTGGACATCCTCCTCCCAAAG GGATCTTTTGGTGTTGAGCCATTTTCATGTACAGAAATAGCCTCGCCGCACCCATTTTTCTGCGGGTCACCGCCGAGCAGAGTAGCTAACCCATTAATTCATGATGCTAGATTTGGGGATGGGAAACCCACCCCATTGTCGCCACTGTCGCCAACCGCTCCCCCATTGGACCTTTCGTCGTCTCCTTCATCATCAGCAAGGAAAGGAGGCTTCGTTCGGGCCAGTTTCGGGAACAAGCCAGCAGTGAGGGTCGAGGGGTTTGATTGCCTGGACAGGGATCGACGTAATTGCAGCATCCCGACCCTGGCATGA
- the LOC103402696 gene encoding uncharacterized protein, giving the protein MNHCAMQQGSALSACEDMRSCSRDSVVCPKPRRLGLLNDPVRSFRWHFGHQAEFCDSNAGSDILDNILTKGSFGVEQFSCTEMASHHPFYSGSPPSRVANPLIQDARFGDEQLISSSSLSPIPAPSGQSSSPSSSARKGGCVRTNFGSKPAVRVEGFDCRDRDQRNHSIPTLA; this is encoded by the exons ATGAATCACTGTGCGATGCAGCAGGGCAGTGCTCTCTCAGCTTGCGAAGACATGAGGTCTTGCTCCAGAGACTCCGTCGTCTGCCCCAAACCTCGCCGCCTCGGCCTCCTCAACGATCCCGTCAGATCTTTCCGGTGGCATTTCGG CCACCAGGCGGAGTTCTGTGATTCAAATGCTGGGTCTGACATTTTAGACAATATTCTCACTAAG GGATCTTTTGGTGTTGAACAATTTTCGTGTACAGAAATGGCCTCGCATCACCCATTTTATAGCGGGTCGCCGCCTAGCAGAGTAGCTAACCCATTAATTCAGGACGCTCGATTTGGGGATGAGCAGCTCATCTCGTCCTCATCACTGTCGCCAATACCTGCCCCGTCAGGTCAGTCATCGTCTCCTTCCTCGTCCGCGAGGAAAGGAGGCTGTGTTCGGACCAATTTTGGGAGCAAACCGGCAGTGAGGGTTGAGGGGTTTGATTGCCGGGACAGGGATCAGAGGAACCACAGCATCCCTACCCTGGCATAA
- the LOC103416457 gene encoding ribulose bisphosphate carboxylase small subunit, chloroplastic-like: protein MASSMVSSAVVSSVHRTSSPAQASMVAPFTGLKSSSAFPVTRKANDITSIASNGGRVQCMQVWPPIGLKKFETLSYLPPLSPESLAKEVDYLLRKNWVPTLEFELERPFVYREHNSSPGYYDGRYWTMWKLPLFGCTDSSQVLKEVEEAKTAYPNSFIRIIGFDNVRQTQCISFIAYQPPSY from the exons ATGGCTTCCTCTATGGTTTCGTCCGCCGTTGTTAGCTCCGTCCACCGCACCAGCTCCCCGGCTCAGGCGAGCATGGTGGCACCCTTCACCGGGCTCAAGTCCTCTTCAGCCTTCCCCGTGACCCGCAAGGCCAACGATATTACCTCCATTGCCAGCAACGGAGGAAGAGTCCAGTGCATGCAG GTGTGGCCACCAATTGGACTGAAGAAGTTTGAGACTCTCTCTTACCTTCCTCCCCTGTCCCCAGAGTCATTGGCCAAGGAAGTTGACTACCTTCTCCGCAAAAACTGGGTTCCCACCTTGGAATTCGAGTTGGAG CGCCCGTTTGTCTACCGTGAGCACAACAGCTCCCCAGGGTACTATGACGGACGCTACTGGACAATGTGGAAGCTTCCCCTCTTCGGATGCACTGATTCTTCCCAAGTTCTCAAGGAGGTCGAGGAGGCCAAGACCGCCTACCCCAACTCCTTCATCAGGATCATCGGATTCGACAACGTCCGCCAAACACAGTGCATCAGTTTCATCGCTTACCAGCCCCCAAGCTATTAA
- the LOC103431820 gene encoding uncharacterized protein, with product MGEGKGSTLVHLLVVVLSLVAFGFAIAAERQRSVGEIRTDVQMNQTYCVYNSDVATGYGVGGFLFLLSGESLLMGVTKCMCFGRPLAPGGNRAWSIIYFISSWATFLVAEACLIAGATKNAYHTKYRGMIYAQNFSCEALRKGVFVSGAVFVVATMILNVYYYMYFTKATAAQATHKANRSSSTVGMTGYA from the exons ATGGGAGAAGGAAAGGGCTCGACTCTGGTGCACCTGCTTGTGGTGGTTCTGAGCTTAGTGGCCTTTGGGTTCGCCATTGCTGCTGAGAGACAAAGAAGTGTG GGCGAAATACGTACAGATGTTCAAATGAATCAAACGTACTGTGTGTATAATTCAGATGTCGCAACTGGTTATGGAGTAGGCGGTTTCTTGTTTCTTCTCTCAGGCGAATCACTCCTCATGGGTGTCACGAAGTGCATGTGTTTTGGCAGACCCTTGGCCCCTGGTGGAAATCGAGCTTGGtccattatatattttatttcatcATG GGCAACTTTTCTGGTTGCAGAAGCTTGTCTAATTGCTGGTGCTACAAAAAATGCCTATCACACCAAGTACCGGGGGATGATATATGCTCAGAACTTCTCCTGTGAAGCATTGCGAAAAGGTGTTTTCGTTTCTGGAGCAGTATTTGTGGTTGCGACTATGATTCTCAACGTGTATTACTACATGTACTTCACCAAGGCAACTGCTGCTCAGGCAACTCATAAAGCAAATCGTTCGAGCTCAACTGTCGGGATGACTGGGTATGCATAG